A genomic stretch from Bacillus sp. N1-1 includes:
- a CDS encoding cell wall-binding repeat-containing protein gives MEEVSQLKSKTIILLMSFILLFPLAPIVSEAQSDQETERILVTYGEAKSPSRHSKYSTKVEVIEVPEQEVNETIDRLKSNREVKHVEKDQPVYLMDVDLPDDALLSYQKTWMDQIHLLNGWELVGNQKSSSKVAVIDSGVDLTHQDLKANLIDGVNLVNDNQSVQDLDGHGTKVAGLIGAVTNNQIGIASPARGVSIMPIKVTENGTGNLSTVVEGIRYAIDHDADVINLSLGNYNNSFALRTVIEEAAAKDILMVGAAGNDNDSAVVFPAAYPEVIAVASVQTGSKEKASFSNYGSLVDLAAPGTDIYSTSLEGDYAYDKGTSMSAPIVASSGVLLKTYAPYLTNKQTVKLLKETADPLAGSYQLGSGLLNVEAAITSVTEYNRIYGETSIETAIEISQNSWNALDQQTVQIDGKNINGKFVVLARSDAFPDSLAASPLASKLGSPILLSKKSVLSKSVLDELNRLSANHVLIIGGENALPEAIVDQLKSEGIATTRIAGDNRYETATEIAKIVANEKTTEAFIVSGENFPDALSISSFASRFESPVLFTKSDSLPDATKAYLNELGLKKTYVIGGETVIGKSVLSEIPSLDSERIGGEDRFDTNFKVLLRFGIEEESDGIYFATGLKFPDALTGGAAASRSGQSIIIVHPDRENEALNKSILYLNNQGVSNYRILGGPAAISETKAWHIDQLLDD, from the coding sequence ATGGAAGAGGTGTCACAACTGAAAAGTAAAACTATTATTCTTTTAATGTCCTTTATTCTATTATTCCCTTTGGCTCCTATAGTCTCTGAAGCACAATCAGATCAAGAAACAGAGCGTATCCTTGTTACATATGGTGAAGCCAAAAGTCCCTCAAGGCATTCCAAATATTCCACTAAAGTAGAAGTAATTGAAGTGCCAGAGCAAGAAGTCAACGAAACGATTGATCGTTTGAAGTCTAACCGTGAAGTGAAGCATGTAGAAAAAGATCAACCAGTTTATTTAATGGATGTTGATCTACCAGACGATGCTTTGCTTTCATATCAAAAAACGTGGATGGATCAGATTCATTTACTAAATGGATGGGAGCTTGTCGGTAATCAAAAAAGTTCTTCAAAGGTTGCGGTAATTGATTCGGGTGTTGACCTTACTCATCAAGACCTAAAAGCCAATCTCATTGATGGGGTTAACCTTGTGAATGATAATCAGTCGGTTCAAGATTTAGATGGACATGGCACAAAAGTTGCAGGGCTGATTGGAGCAGTAACAAACAACCAAATCGGGATTGCTTCTCCGGCGCGTGGGGTTTCTATTATGCCGATAAAAGTGACGGAGAACGGAACGGGAAATTTATCAACAGTTGTAGAAGGGATACGCTATGCGATTGATCATGATGCTGATGTGATTAATTTAAGTCTTGGTAACTATAATAATTCATTTGCTTTAAGAACAGTAATTGAGGAAGCGGCAGCAAAAGACATCTTGATGGTGGGTGCTGCGGGTAACGACAACGATTCAGCAGTAGTTTTTCCAGCAGCCTATCCGGAAGTAATAGCAGTCGCTTCTGTTCAGACAGGTAGTAAAGAGAAAGCATCCTTTTCCAATTACGGCTCTCTCGTAGATCTCGCTGCCCCTGGAACAGATATTTATAGCACCTCTTTAGAAGGGGATTACGCTTATGATAAAGGGACGAGCATGTCTGCTCCAATTGTCGCTTCATCAGGGGTTTTATTAAAGACGTATGCACCGTATTTAACAAACAAACAAACAGTTAAACTACTAAAAGAAACTGCTGATCCTCTCGCTGGCTCTTATCAACTCGGTAGTGGTCTCTTAAATGTTGAAGCGGCTATCACAAGCGTGACAGAGTACAATCGTATATATGGTGAGACATCTATTGAGACGGCTATTGAAATATCCCAAAACAGCTGGAATGCACTGGATCAACAGACTGTTCAAATTGATGGGAAGAATATAAATGGTAAATTTGTCGTGCTCGCTCGTTCTGATGCATTTCCAGATAGTTTAGCAGCCTCGCCTCTTGCTTCTAAACTAGGAAGTCCAATATTATTATCGAAAAAAAGTGTTTTGTCGAAGAGCGTCCTAGATGAATTAAATCGCCTTTCTGCCAATCATGTTTTAATAATTGGTGGTGAAAATGCCCTTCCTGAAGCTATTGTAGATCAGTTGAAATCGGAGGGAATAGCAACAACGAGAATCGCTGGAGATAATCGTTATGAAACGGCTACTGAAATTGCGAAAATCGTTGCAAACGAAAAAACAACGGAAGCTTTTATCGTTTCAGGAGAAAATTTTCCAGATGCTTTGTCTATTTCCTCTTTTGCGTCAAGGTTTGAATCTCCTGTTCTTTTTACAAAAAGTGATTCTTTACCTGATGCTACGAAAGCTTATTTAAACGAGCTAGGTCTCAAAAAAACATATGTGATCGGCGGCGAAACAGTTATCGGTAAAAGTGTGCTTTCTGAAATTCCATCCTTGGACTCAGAGCGAATCGGTGGAGAAGATCGATTTGATACAAACTTTAAAGTCTTATTAAGGTTTGGAATAGAAGAAGAGAGTGATGGAATTTATTTTGCCACAGGGCTTAAGTTTCCAGATGCCCTCACTGGTGGAGCAGCTGCATCAAGATCAGGTCAATCGATTATCATCGTTCATCCGGATAGAGAAAATGAAGCATTAAATAAGTCTATCTTATATTTAAATAATCAAGGAGTGAGTAACTACCGTATTTTAGGTGGGCCAGCTGCGATTAGTGAGACAAAAGCTTGGCATATCGATCAACTTCTTGATGATTAA
- a CDS encoding helix-turn-helix domain-containing protein: MIGAKIRYFRQMKGITQEQLASGICSIPYLSKIEHGLAQPSEELVGHLCKELGVSLDQVDDEDKMNKLHNDLDSWYKEMRLRNFEEVVSYKNLIDEEIDGVEDPDMLTKYLLLTFRYHILFRETDKANDILERLYHVQERLSENLEYFYFYFLGLYYYQNRKFREAGEKYKKANKLLMSMKSNNAEWAEFYYQQALVHNRLSQITLSNNLAIKCLDLFNKEYNFKRAADTEILLGVNNRVILNYGEAEHHFQNALKYAESFNDKRLKSIIYHDLGYVYSCQNESKVALEYYHSGLQNNEDHEIEDRAKTVYLIATEYLKINDTKLAKHWIEEGMRIVKKTEFLEYIYHYNILELKLNDIEDEYTELALKDAVNYFKEKNYWNYVSEYGEMLADYYFNSGQYKNSSFYFKLANDARKKIMN, translated from the coding sequence ATGATTGGAGCAAAAATCCGATACTTCAGGCAGATGAAAGGCATCACACAAGAACAACTCGCTTCCGGAATCTGTTCTATTCCGTATTTAAGTAAAATTGAACACGGTCTTGCCCAGCCAAGTGAAGAACTTGTTGGACATCTTTGCAAAGAGTTAGGCGTTTCCCTAGATCAGGTTGATGACGAGGATAAAATGAACAAACTTCACAATGATCTAGACTCCTGGTATAAAGAAATGCGTCTAAGAAACTTTGAAGAAGTTGTTAGTTACAAAAACCTGATAGACGAAGAAATTGATGGTGTAGAAGATCCTGATATGCTCACAAAATATCTACTCTTAACATTTAGATACCATATTTTATTTAGAGAAACTGATAAAGCGAATGATATTTTAGAGAGATTATATCATGTACAGGAAAGGCTTTCTGAAAATCTTGAGTACTTTTATTTTTACTTTCTTGGACTGTACTACTATCAAAATCGAAAGTTCCGTGAAGCCGGTGAAAAGTACAAAAAAGCAAATAAACTTTTAATGTCTATGAAATCGAATAATGCCGAATGGGCTGAATTTTATTATCAACAAGCACTTGTCCACAATCGTCTTAGTCAAATTACACTTTCAAACAATTTAGCGATTAAGTGTCTTGATTTATTTAACAAAGAGTACAACTTCAAACGCGCTGCTGATACAGAAATTCTTCTAGGTGTTAATAATAGAGTTATCTTAAACTATGGAGAAGCAGAACACCATTTTCAAAATGCATTAAAGTACGCTGAATCCTTTAATGATAAACGACTTAAAAGCATCATATATCATGATCTAGGCTATGTTTATTCTTGTCAAAATGAATCTAAAGTAGCTCTAGAGTACTACCACTCTGGTCTTCAAAATAATGAAGATCACGAAATAGAAGATCGAGCAAAAACAGTTTATCTTATTGCTACAGAGTACCTTAAAATAAATGATACAAAATTAGCCAAACACTGGATTGAAGAAGGTATGAGAATTGTTAAGAAGACCGAATTTCTTGAATATATATACCACTACAATATCCTTGAATTAAAACTCAATGATATTGAAGATGAATATACAGAGTTGGCTTTAAAAGATGCTGTTAACTATTTCAAAGAAAAAAATTATTGGAATTATGTATCTGAATATGGGGAAATGCTGGCTGATTACTATTTTAATAGTGGTCAATATAAAAACTCCAGCTTTTACTTTAAACTAGCCAATGATGCTAGAAAAAAAATTATGAATTAG
- a CDS encoding HAD-IIB family hydrolase: MAFYMFDVDGVLTDENARPDEDVVKMIEQLAKDEHILSFVTGRSRGWLSDHLFPLFDDDIDWSSLYCVSEHGAIKGRGTDISSWDLDEEYVIADEVKDKLYKVSQKEKYEGLIQWDQTKESMGTVEAVHGDPGDKEHLKKTRESLQEYADDVQSISSESGNKTAVSTYGVDVIHPDLSKKIGATWILDEIQSAEEVFVFGDSSGDMVMAVTAREHGLENITFYWVGEGETPEEENITSISSEASYSEGTKEILEKHIG; the protein is encoded by the coding sequence ATGGCTTTTTATATGTTTGATGTCGACGGTGTTTTAACAGATGAAAATGCTAGACCTGATGAAGATGTTGTGAAAATGATTGAACAATTAGCAAAAGATGAGCACATCCTATCTTTTGTGACCGGCCGATCAAGAGGCTGGCTTTCTGATCATCTCTTTCCACTCTTTGATGATGACATTGACTGGTCTTCCCTTTATTGCGTATCTGAACACGGTGCTATTAAAGGACGTGGAACAGATATTTCTTCATGGGATCTAGATGAAGAATATGTGATCGCTGATGAAGTAAAAGACAAGTTATACAAAGTGAGTCAAAAAGAGAAGTATGAAGGTCTGATTCAATGGGACCAAACGAAAGAATCCATGGGTACGGTTGAGGCCGTTCACGGTGATCCTGGAGATAAGGAACATTTAAAGAAAACACGCGAATCGCTTCAGGAATACGCAGATGACGTACAATCGATTTCTTCTGAATCGGGTAATAAAACCGCTGTATCTACTTATGGGGTTGATGTCATTCATCCCGATTTATCCAAGAAAATTGGAGCTACGTGGATACTTGATGAAATTCAATCTGCTGAGGAAGTATTTGTTTTTGGAGATAGTAGTGGTGATATGGTGATGGCTGTTACTGCAAGAGAACATGGATTAGAGAACATTACGTTTTATTGGGTTGGCGAAGGTGAGACGCCAGAGGAAGAAAATATCACCTCTATTTCAAGTGAAGCTTCCTATTCAGAGGGAACGAAAGAGATATTAGAAAAGCACATTGGCTAA